A window of Clostridium novyi genomic DNA:
GCGATAATTTTATGACAAATTCTTGTTGCCCGGCATTTGTATCATATATAGAAAAGAAATTCCCTGATCAAATTGAAAAAATTTCTGGTACTGTATCACCTATGATTGCTACTGGAAGATGGATTAAGAAAAAAGATAAAGATGCTGTAGTAGTATTTGTAGGTCCATGTACAGCTAAAAAATCAGAAATAGGTAGAGAAGGTTTAAAAGATGCTATAGACTATGTTTTAACATTTGAAGAAATATCAGCGATGTTAGGAGCATATGAAATAGAAGTAGATCAATGTGAGGATATAGAAGTTGAAGATGGTTCTGCTTTAGGAAGAGGATTTGCCCAAGGTGGCGGATTAAGTGCTGCTGTAGAAGATTATATTAAGAGTAAGAATATTGATGTTGAATTTAAAGCGGTAAAAATAAGTGGACATCAAAATCTTAGAAAATTTATGTTGTTAGCTAAAAACAATAAATTGCCAGGAAATTTCTTTGAAGGCATGATGTGTGAAGGTGGATGTATAGGGGGAGCTGCATCTACGGCACCTCAAATGAAAACCAAAATGGCATTAAATAAATTTGCAAAATCGGCTAAAAAACAACAAGTATTAGATAATGATTTATTAGAAGAATTTAAAGATATAGAATTAGAAAAATAATTTTTTTTAAAACTTATATAATGTATCATCAATAAGAATATAAATAAAAAGTTCAAGAGTTATATGCTCTTGAACTTTTTTACATAATAAGGATAAAAAAGTAATATAGTTGGTATAACCTTCAAAAAATAAGGTATACTATAAGAAATGCTTAATTTACATTGTATTAAAATAAAGTTAATTATAATAATAAAAGAAAAAGTGAGAAATATTGAGATACAAACTAATAATTAAGTTTAATTGGATTATATCATTATATAAGTTAAAACAAGTAATTTGATATTACATATACTATAAATTATTATAATAATTGTATTAGCACTCGATGTTATTGAGTGCTAACAAAATAAACTAATAACAATTTAAAAAATTTAAATAAAATTTTCATTGAGGAGGTTTTGACTATGAGAATAAAACCACTTGGAGACAGAGTTGTAATCAAAAGATTAGAGGCTGAAGAAAAAACTAAAAGCGGAATAGTATTACCAGGAAGTGCCAAAGAAAAACCACAAGAAGCAGAAATAGTTGCTGTAGGACCTGGCGGAATAGTAGATGGAAAAGAAGTAAAAATGGAAGTTAAAGTAGGGGATAGAGTATTATTCTCTCAATATGCTGGTAATGAAGTTAAAATTGACGGAGAAGAGTATATAATATTAAGACAAAATGACATATTAGCAATAGTTGAATAGAAGTTGTATAAAAGGTACTTATCTTTATAATGAAAAGAATAAAGGTACCAAAATTTGAACTTTAATAATTAGGTTTAAAGTATTGAGGAGGTAGTTAAAATGGCTAAAAGTATTTTATTTGGTGAAGAATCAAGACGTGCTATGCAAGCAGGAGTTGATAAATTAGCTAACGCTGTTAAAGTAACATTAGGACCAAAAGGAAGAAATGTTGTTTTAGATAAAAAATTTGGATCACCACTTATAACTAATGATGGTGTTACTATAGCAAAAGAGATAGAACTTGAAGATCCATATGAAAATATGGGAGCTCAATTAGTTAAAGAAGTTGCAACAAAAACTAATGATGTAGCTGGAGATGGAACAACAACTGCTACATTACTTGCTCAAGCTATAATAAGAGAAGGATTAAAGAATGTTACAGCAGGGGCTAATCCAATGCTAATTAGAAAAGGAATAAAATTAGCTGTTGATACTGCTGTTGAACAAATTAAAAAATCATCAAAACAAGTTGATGGAAAAGAAGATATCGCAAGAGTTGCTGCAATATCAGCTGCAGATCCTGAAATCGGAAAATTAATAGCAGATGCTATGGAGAGAGTAGGAAATGAAGGAGTTATTACTGTAGAAGAGTCAAATACAATGGCAACAGAACTTGAAGTTGTTGAAGGTATGCAATTTGACAGAGGATATTTAAGTCCATATATGGTAACAGATGCAGAAAAGATGGAAGCTGTATTAGAAAATGCATATATACTTTTAACTGATAAAAAAATAAGCAATATACAAGAAATACTTCCAATACTTGAACAAATAGTTCAACAAGGAAAGAAACTATTAATTATAGCAGAAGATATAGAAGGAGAAGCATTAGCTACATTAGTTGTTAATAAATTAAGAGGAACATTTACTTGTGTAGCAGTAAAAGCACCTGGATTTGGTGATAGAAGAAAAGAAATGCTTAGAGATATAGCTATATTAACTGGTGGAGAAGTTATAAGTGAAGAATTAGGAACAGAAATAAAAGATGTTACTTTAGATATGCTTGGAACTGCTGAAAGTGTAAAAGTAACTAAAGAAAACACTACAATAGTTAATGGAAAAGGAAATAAAGCTGAAATTGAAGATAGAATAAGTCAAATTAAGAGACAAATAGAAGAAACTACTTCAGACTTTGATAAAGAAAAGCTTCAAGAAAGATTAGCTAAACTTGCTGGAGGAGTTGCTGTTGTTAAAGTTGGAGCAGCTACTGAAACAGAATTAAAGGAAAGAAAATTAAGAATAGAAGATGCTCTAGCAGCTACTAAAGCAGCTGTAGAAGAAGGTATAGTTGCAGGTGGTGGTACAGCTTATCTAAGAGCTATAAAAGAAGTAGAAAAATTAACTGATAGTAATTCAGAAATAAAACTTGGAATATCTATTATAAGAAGAGCTCTTGAAGAACCAGTAAGACAAATTGCATCTAATGCAGGTCTTGAAGGTTCAGTAATAATAGATAAAATTATGAATGGTCAAGAAGGAATGGGATTTGATGCATTAGAAGGCCAATATGTAAATATGGTTGAAAAAGGAATTGTTGATCCAGCTAAAGTTACAAGATCAGCACTTCAAAATGCTGCATCAGT
This region includes:
- the groES gene encoding co-chaperone GroES — protein: MRIKPLGDRVVIKRLEAEEKTKSGIVLPGSAKEKPQEAEIVAVGPGGIVDGKEVKMEVKVGDRVLFSQYAGNEVKIDGEEYIILRQNDILAIVE
- the groL gene encoding chaperonin GroEL (60 kDa chaperone family; promotes refolding of misfolded polypeptides especially under stressful conditions; forms two stacked rings of heptamers to form a barrel-shaped 14mer; ends can be capped by GroES; misfolded proteins enter the barrel where they are refolded when GroES binds), coding for MAKSILFGEESRRAMQAGVDKLANAVKVTLGPKGRNVVLDKKFGSPLITNDGVTIAKEIELEDPYENMGAQLVKEVATKTNDVAGDGTTTATLLAQAIIREGLKNVTAGANPMLIRKGIKLAVDTAVEQIKKSSKQVDGKEDIARVAAISAADPEIGKLIADAMERVGNEGVITVEESNTMATELEVVEGMQFDRGYLSPYMVTDAEKMEAVLENAYILLTDKKISNIQEILPILEQIVQQGKKLLIIAEDIEGEALATLVVNKLRGTFTCVAVKAPGFGDRRKEMLRDIAILTGGEVISEELGTEIKDVTLDMLGTAESVKVTKENTTIVNGKGNKAEIEDRISQIKRQIEETTSDFDKEKLQERLAKLAGGVAVVKVGAATETELKERKLRIEDALAATKAAVEEGIVAGGGTAYLRAIKEVEKLTDSNSEIKLGISIIRRALEEPVRQIASNAGLEGSVIIDKIMNGQEGMGFDALEGQYVNMVEKGIVDPAKVTRSALQNAASVASTFLTTECVVAEIPEKNPAPQAPAMGGMGMDGMY